The stretch of DNA CGTGCCAGAGCGGGCGTGGCACCAGACCGGGGGCTGCTGCATGCTGGCGGGCCAGCGAGCGGGCCTCGAAATCGGCCCGTTCCTGCGAGAGGGGCCAGACCTCGCCCGCGACCCGCAGGTACGGCAAGCCCTGCTTGACCAGCACACTGCGCGGGCCACTGACTTCTGCGACCCGGAAGACCGCGTTGAGATTGCCGTCGCTGATCTCCTGGGCGGCCAGCACGCCGGTCACGTCCAGCAGTGAGGCGGCCTCGGTGCGCGACTTGACGTACGCCACCACTGAACGCAGATTTAGGATGTGATAACTCATCTGACCTCCAGACAACAAAGTGGGGGTGGAGACCGAAGTGCAGTGGCGCTCATCCTCCCGAACCTTGGTCGTTTGCCGCCAACCGACCAGCCCTCCCCGGCTCAGTCCTCGACGAGATCATGCAGGGTCCGAAGATCTGGCGGTTCCAACTTGAACTCCCGGAAAGCCACGTGGAATCCTTCACGTTTGGGGCTGCACGCCATGACGCCTGCACGCGCGTCCCGCGATGGATCAAAGTATGCAACCCGCTGTAAGACCCACCGCCGAGAAGCGGTGTCCCGCGCGTGCATGATGACAGCGTCGCCTCGCCGGATCATCCGGAACGCGTATTCCGGCGCTTGCGGCGCGGGCTGTACGCTCCAATCGGACTTGCCGTGGGTCATGACGGCGCTCCACTGCAACACGCCGACAAACTCCACGCCGAACTTGAGCCACTCGGTTTCGGAGGCGCGTAGCATCAGGCCCGCATGGTCGTACAGCTCGGCGAAGTCGCCGCGCAGGGTGACGGTGAGTGTGAATTCAAGGGGTGCGTCTGCCAGAAAAG from Deinococcus detaillensis encodes:
- a CDS encoding DUF1349 domain-containing protein, whose product is MTNQWASLDWLSAIPQFHIGAGGVLEVTTANETDFWRETQYGFIKDDGHAFLADAPLEFTLTVTLRGDFAELYDHAGLMLRASETEWLKFGVEFVGVLQWSAVMTHGKSDWSVQPAPQAPEYAFRMIRRGDAVIMHARDTASRRWVLQRVAYFDPSRDARAGVMACSPKREGFHVAFREFKLEPPDLRTLHDLVED